The following are from one region of the Geoalkalibacter subterraneus genome:
- a CDS encoding NADP-dependent malic enzyme: protein MSKRQDALDYHSQGRKGKIEVITTKPCATSRDLSLAYSPGVAEPCLAIEKEPGLAYEYTAKGNLVAVVSNGTAVLGLGDIGALAGKPVMEGKGVLFKRFADVDVFDIELATKDPDEIIRTVKLLEPTFGGINLEDIKGPECFYIEEQLKEIMDIPVFHDDQHGTAIIAAAGMLNALELVDKKIEDVKMVVNGAGAAGIACANLVISLGIKQENVILCDTKGVIYKGRTEGMNAYKERLANETSARSLGEAVKGADIFFGVSAKGALTQEMVKSMGRDPIIFAMANPDPEITPPEALAVRPDAIVGTGRSDYPNQVNNVLCFPFLFRGALDVHARAINEEMKVAAVHALANLARQDVPDSVRKAYGGEEISFGRNYIIPKPFDPRVLLHVAPAVARAAMDSGVARRPVEDMDRYREQLESLQGRSKEVMRILINKARTNPKRVVFPEGDQEKILRAVQILLDEGIARPVLLGEKELIRAKMADLHMEPDQVEIIDPPTSPDLEGYIDEFFRLRQRKGITLAEAKRLIMKNRNYFGAMMVHMGDADTLLSGIDHHYPDTIRPALEVIGRQDGLSKVHGAYMMVTKKDVVFFADTTVNIEPSAEELAEIALLTARKAQHLDIEPRVAMLSFSNFGSTQHPLSIKVKKATALIKERDPALVVDGEMQANVALDPELSAKQFPFSAVQGNANVFIFPDLQSGNICYKLLNKLGGAEAIGPILMGMKKPIHVLQRGDDVADIVNMAAVAVVDAQEY from the coding sequence AGCCCTGTCTGGCCATTGAAAAAGAACCCGGCCTGGCCTACGAGTACACCGCCAAGGGGAACCTGGTGGCGGTGGTGTCCAATGGCACAGCCGTGCTGGGGCTCGGCGACATCGGCGCCCTGGCCGGCAAGCCGGTCATGGAAGGCAAGGGTGTGCTGTTCAAGCGCTTTGCCGACGTCGATGTGTTCGACATCGAACTTGCCACCAAGGATCCGGACGAGATCATCCGCACCGTCAAGCTACTGGAGCCGACCTTCGGCGGAATCAACCTGGAAGATATCAAGGGGCCCGAGTGCTTCTACATCGAAGAGCAGCTTAAAGAGATCATGGATATCCCGGTCTTTCACGACGATCAGCACGGCACGGCGATCATCGCCGCCGCCGGCATGCTCAACGCTTTAGAGCTCGTTGACAAGAAAATCGAGGATGTCAAAATGGTGGTCAACGGAGCCGGCGCTGCCGGCATTGCCTGTGCGAATCTGGTCATCAGCCTCGGCATCAAACAAGAAAACGTTATTTTATGTGATACCAAGGGGGTCATCTACAAGGGACGCACCGAGGGAATGAACGCGTACAAGGAGCGCCTGGCGAATGAGACCAGCGCACGCAGCCTGGGCGAGGCTGTGAAGGGCGCCGACATTTTCTTCGGAGTCTCTGCCAAAGGGGCTCTGACCCAGGAGATGGTCAAGAGCATGGGCAGAGACCCGATCATCTTCGCCATGGCCAACCCCGACCCGGAAATCACCCCGCCGGAAGCTCTGGCGGTTCGTCCTGACGCCATTGTCGGCACCGGTCGCAGCGATTATCCCAACCAAGTCAACAACGTGCTCTGTTTCCCCTTCCTGTTTCGGGGGGCTCTCGACGTGCATGCCCGGGCGATCAACGAAGAGATGAAAGTGGCCGCGGTTCATGCCCTGGCCAACCTGGCCCGGCAGGATGTGCCCGACTCGGTGCGCAAGGCTTACGGCGGAGAGGAGATCAGCTTCGGCCGGAATTACATCATCCCCAAGCCGTTTGATCCCAGAGTTCTGCTGCATGTCGCACCTGCGGTCGCCCGCGCGGCGATGGACTCCGGGGTGGCCCGCAGACCTGTCGAGGATATGGACAGATACCGTGAGCAGCTGGAGTCTCTACAGGGTCGATCCAAAGAGGTCATGCGCATCCTCATCAACAAAGCCAGGACCAACCCGAAGAGGGTCGTTTTCCCGGAAGGAGATCAAGAGAAAATTCTCCGTGCCGTTCAAATTCTCCTGGACGAAGGGATCGCCCGGCCGGTTCTGCTCGGAGAGAAAGAACTTATTCGCGCCAAAATGGCAGATCTCCACATGGAACCGGATCAGGTCGAAATTATTGATCCGCCGACCAGCCCCGACCTTGAGGGCTATATCGATGAATTCTTCCGGTTGCGTCAGCGCAAAGGCATCACGCTCGCCGAGGCAAAGCGTCTGATCATGAAGAATCGCAATTATTTCGGCGCGATGATGGTTCACATGGGAGACGCCGATACCTTGTTGTCCGGCATTGACCATCATTACCCGGACACCATCCGTCCGGCCCTGGAGGTCATCGGCAGGCAGGACGGCCTGTCCAAAGTCCATGGCGCCTACATGATGGTCACTAAAAAAGATGTAGTGTTCTTTGCCGACACCACGGTGAATATCGAGCCGAGCGCCGAAGAATTGGCGGAAATCGCTCTTCTTACAGCCAGGAAGGCTCAACATCTGGATATCGAGCCCCGCGTGGCGATGCTCTCGTTTTCCAACTTCGGCAGCACGCAGCATCCCTTGAGCATCAAGGTCAAAAAGGCGACGGCTCTCATCAAGGAGCGAGACCCTGCGCTGGTGGTCGATGGCGAAATGCAGGCCAATGTGGCTCTCGACCCGGAGCTGTCGGCGAAACAGTTCCCTTTTTCCGCAGTGCAGGGTAATGCCAATGTTTTCATCTTCCCTGATTTGCAGTCGGGAAATATCTGCTACAAATTGCTCAATAAGCTGGGCGGCGCCGAGGCCATCGGACCTATTCTCATGGGCATGAAAAAGCCGATCCATGTTCTGCAGCGCGGTGATGACGTGGCCGACATTGTCAACATGGCCGCTGTTGCCGTAGTGGATGCGCAGGAATATTGA
- a CDS encoding chemotaxis protein CheB: MRGQSLNTDKKSNRRDQVAANQDLSQAGELPFPIVGIGASAGGLEALEQFLQQVPQDSGLAFVIIQHLDPTHKAMLTELLQRTTGMKTFQARDRLQVKPNCVYVIPPNKDMSILHGALHLFEPSEPRGLRLPIDFFLRSLAEDRQERSIGVILSGMGSDGTLGLKAIKEKGGLVLVQDPATAKFDSMPRSAISAGLADLVAPAEELPGKIIDYLRHARTLAGSEPPLEEKDQSALEKVVILLRNKTGQDFSLYKKNTIRRRIERRMGIHQLGKIADYVRYLQHNPQEVELLFKELLIGVTNFFRDPEAWELLRTEALPALLEKRPDGGGLRAWSVGCSSGEEAYSLAIVCHEALTEIEPREDFKPQIFATDLDQDAIDKARRGWYPANIAADVSAERLRRYFVQEEDGYRIGKKIREMVTFATQNVIMDPPFTKLDILVCRNLLIYLMPELQKKLLPLFHYSLKPDGILFLGNAEAVSAAADLFTPINLKLRLFRRRESVLPVAPVDFPASFVSPRAQDAKEPTKVKAASNLQLLADQLLLQHFSPPAVLVNDQGDILYISGRTGKYLEPAAGKANWNIFAMARQGINFDLGVAFHKVLRQKEPITLRGLKVGTDGGSQTLDVTLKTIEEPEALRGMVMIVFHDVAEPPKNKTRGPAGGPAADNARIAELEQEVARLREELHTTREEMQSSQEELKSTNEELQSANEELQSTNEELTTSKEEMQSLNEELQTVNAEQQSKMDELTRTEDDLRNLLNSTEITTVFLDNDLHVRRFTEGAQKIFKLIPGDVGRPLSDITSDLLYPEMAKDTEAVLRTLVFSEKEIATDDGRWFSVRIMPYRTIDDVIGGVVITFADITEAKTLENELRGQVEQLKHQFEGGG, from the coding sequence ATGAGAGGGCAGAGCCTGAATACGGACAAAAAAAGCAACCGGCGAGATCAGGTTGCCGCAAACCAGGATCTGTCACAGGCCGGGGAGCTTCCTTTCCCTATCGTCGGCATCGGCGCCTCCGCCGGGGGGCTCGAGGCGCTGGAGCAGTTTCTGCAGCAGGTTCCGCAAGACAGCGGTCTGGCCTTTGTCATCATCCAGCACCTCGATCCGACCCACAAGGCCATGCTGACCGAACTGCTCCAGCGCACCACCGGGATGAAAACCTTTCAGGCCCGGGACAGGTTGCAGGTCAAGCCGAACTGCGTTTACGTGATCCCGCCCAACAAGGACATGTCGATCCTGCACGGCGCGCTGCACCTGTTTGAGCCGAGCGAACCCCGCGGCCTGCGCCTGCCCATCGATTTTTTTCTACGCTCCCTGGCCGAAGACCGGCAGGAGCGCAGCATCGGTGTCATTCTCTCGGGCATGGGCTCGGACGGTACCCTGGGGCTGAAGGCGATCAAGGAAAAAGGGGGCCTGGTCCTGGTGCAGGATCCGGCCACCGCCAAGTTCGACAGCATGCCCCGCAGCGCCATTTCCGCCGGCCTCGCCGACCTGGTCGCGCCGGCGGAGGAACTGCCCGGCAAGATCATCGATTACCTGCGTCATGCCCGCACCCTTGCCGGTTCCGAACCCCCGCTGGAGGAAAAGGATCAGAGCGCCCTGGAAAAGGTCGTCATCCTGTTGCGGAACAAAACCGGCCAGGATTTTTCGCTGTATAAAAAAAACACTATCCGCCGCCGCATCGAACGGCGCATGGGCATTCACCAGCTTGGCAAAATCGCCGACTATGTCCGCTATCTGCAACACAATCCCCAGGAGGTGGAACTGCTCTTCAAGGAGCTGCTAATCGGGGTGACTAATTTTTTCCGCGATCCGGAAGCCTGGGAGCTGCTGCGCACCGAGGCGCTGCCGGCCCTGCTCGAAAAGCGCCCGGATGGTGGGGGTCTGCGTGCCTGGTCGGTAGGCTGTTCCAGCGGCGAAGAGGCCTATTCGCTGGCGATCGTCTGCCATGAGGCGCTCACGGAGATTGAGCCGAGGGAGGATTTCAAACCCCAGATTTTCGCCACCGATCTCGACCAGGACGCCATCGACAAGGCCCGCCGGGGCTGGTATCCTGCCAATATTGCCGCTGATGTTTCCGCCGAGCGCCTGCGCCGGTACTTTGTCCAGGAGGAGGACGGCTACCGCATCGGCAAGAAAATCCGCGAGATGGTGACCTTCGCCACCCAGAACGTCATCATGGACCCTCCCTTCACCAAGCTCGACATTCTGGTCTGCCGCAACCTTCTGATCTATCTGATGCCGGAGCTGCAGAAAAAACTTCTGCCGCTCTTTCACTACAGCCTCAAACCCGACGGCATCCTGTTTCTGGGCAATGCCGAAGCCGTCAGCGCCGCCGCCGATCTGTTTACTCCCATCAATCTCAAACTGCGCCTTTTCCGGCGGCGGGAATCGGTCCTGCCGGTGGCCCCGGTGGATTTCCCCGCTTCGTTTGTTTCCCCCAGGGCGCAGGACGCCAAGGAGCCAACCAAGGTGAAAGCTGCATCCAACCTTCAGTTGCTTGCGGACCAATTGCTCCTGCAGCATTTTTCTCCGCCGGCCGTGCTGGTCAACGACCAGGGCGATATCCTCTACATCAGTGGGCGCACCGGCAAGTACCTCGAACCGGCGGCCGGCAAGGCCAACTGGAACATTTTCGCCATGGCTCGCCAGGGGATCAATTTTGATCTGGGCGTCGCCTTCCACAAGGTGCTCCGACAAAAAGAGCCCATTACCCTCAGAGGACTCAAGGTCGGCACCGACGGCGGCAGCCAGACCCTGGACGTCACTCTCAAGACGATCGAGGAACCTGAAGCGCTGCGCGGAATGGTGATGATCGTCTTTCACGACGTGGCGGAGCCGCCGAAGAATAAAACGCGCGGCCCCGCCGGTGGACCTGCAGCCGACAATGCCCGGATCGCAGAGTTGGAGCAGGAAGTCGCGCGATTGCGTGAAGAGCTGCATACCACCCGCGAGGAAATGCAATCTTCGCAGGAAGAACTCAAGTCGACCAACGAGGAGCTGCAGTCTGCCAACGAGGAGCTGCAGTCCACCAACGAGGAGCTGACCACCTCCAAGGAAGAAATGCAGTCCCTCAACGAGGAACTGCAGACGGTCAACGCCGAGCAGCAGTCCAAAATGGACGAGCTGACCCGGACCGAAGACGATCTGCGCAACCTGCTCAACAGCACCGAGATCACCACCGTGTTCCTGGATAACGACCTCCATGTGCGACGCTTCACCGAAGGGGCTCAAAAAATCTTCAAACTGATTCCCGGCGACGTGGGGCGTCCCCTCTCCGACATCACCAGCGACCTGCTCTACCCCGAGATGGCCAAAGACACCGAGGCGGTGTTGCGCACCCTGGTCTTTTCGGAAAAGGAGATTGCCACCGACGACGGACGCTGGTTTTCGGTGCGCATCATGCCCTATCGCACCATTGACGACGTCATCGGCGGGGTGGTGATCACCTTTGCCGATATCACCGAGGCCAAGACACTGGAGAACGAACTGCGCGGACAGGTCGAACAACTCAAACATCAGTTCGAGGGGGGCGGCTAG
- a CDS encoding sigma-54 interaction domain-containing protein, translated as MAIDKNNKPLATSGRLRREAEAQLRAKTAAQPPPLNLAEAQRLLHELEVHQIELEMQNVELRSAREELEVAHTKYAELFDFAPLGYFILDQRGRIQEANLAGAQLLGIERSRLVGKILSRFIEEDEGRAAFAAHLEKVLRGEGVQCCELTLRRPDGTRFHGLLQSASVDASESLDGRVLTSIIDDTDNRKLRLKLKKAQAMLEETVAARTAELTQANAHLVQEVEQHKRAKESLKEAFSQIQQLSERLQAENVHLQQEVSREYDFGEIIGHSDAMSYVFFRVEQVAPQDATVLLLGETGTGKGLVARAIHNRSARKDRPMITVNCTALPANLIESELFGREKGAFTGANARQMGRFELADGGTIFLDEIGEMPLELQVKLLRVIQDGEFERLGSPRTLKVNVRIIAASNRNLEEEIRAGRFREDLFYRLSVFPITIPPLRQRTDDIELLVRYFVAKYTKKTGKKIDTVPKETLELFLRYHWPGNVRELENVIERAVITSQGPVLQVLDRFDAFRKPEEEQDLKSLGDLERDHIVQVLQKTGWRIEGPKGAALLLGLNPSTLRARMRKYGIQR; from the coding sequence TTGGCCATCGACAAAAACAACAAACCCTTGGCGACGAGCGGCCGGCTGCGCCGCGAGGCTGAGGCGCAGTTGCGTGCGAAGACCGCGGCACAACCGCCACCGCTGAACCTGGCTGAGGCGCAGCGCCTGCTCCATGAGCTTGAGGTTCACCAGATCGAGCTTGAAATGCAGAACGTCGAACTGCGCAGCGCCCGCGAGGAGCTTGAGGTCGCGCACACCAAATACGCCGAACTCTTCGACTTCGCCCCCCTAGGCTACTTCATCCTCGATCAGCGCGGCCGCATCCAGGAGGCCAATCTGGCCGGGGCGCAGCTGCTGGGCATCGAGCGAAGCCGGCTGGTCGGTAAAATTCTAAGCCGATTTATCGAGGAGGACGAGGGGAGGGCGGCTTTTGCCGCTCATCTCGAAAAGGTCTTGCGCGGCGAGGGGGTTCAGTGCTGCGAACTTACCCTCAGACGGCCTGACGGCACCCGCTTCCACGGCCTGCTGCAGAGCGCCTCGGTGGACGCCAGCGAAAGTCTGGACGGCCGTGTCCTGACCTCGATCATCGACGACACCGATAACCGCAAGCTGCGCCTTAAACTGAAGAAGGCCCAGGCGATGTTGGAGGAGACGGTCGCCGCGCGCACCGCCGAGCTGACCCAGGCCAACGCACATCTGGTGCAGGAAGTCGAGCAGCACAAGCGGGCGAAGGAATCGCTTAAGGAGGCTTTTTCCCAGATCCAGCAGCTCTCCGAGCGGCTGCAGGCGGAGAACGTTCACCTGCAGCAGGAGGTCTCTCGAGAGTACGACTTCGGCGAGATCATCGGTCACAGCGATGCCATGTCCTACGTTTTTTTCCGTGTCGAACAGGTGGCGCCGCAGGATGCCACCGTGCTGCTGCTCGGCGAGACCGGCACCGGCAAGGGGCTGGTCGCTCGTGCCATTCACAACCGCAGTGCGCGCAAAGACCGGCCGATGATCACCGTCAACTGCACGGCACTGCCGGCAAACCTCATCGAGAGCGAACTTTTCGGGCGGGAAAAGGGCGCCTTCACCGGCGCGAACGCCCGCCAGATGGGGCGCTTCGAACTGGCTGACGGCGGCACCATCTTTCTCGACGAAATCGGCGAAATGCCGCTGGAGCTGCAGGTCAAGCTGCTGCGGGTCATTCAGGACGGCGAGTTCGAGCGGCTGGGCAGCCCCCGCACCCTCAAGGTCAACGTGCGCATCATCGCCGCCAGCAACCGCAACCTTGAAGAAGAAATCCGCGCCGGCCGCTTCCGCGAAGACCTTTTCTACCGGCTCAGCGTTTTTCCCATCACCATCCCGCCTCTGCGACAGCGCACTGACGACATCGAGCTGCTCGTACGGTATTTTGTCGCCAAGTACACCAAGAAAACCGGCAAGAAGATCGACACCGTCCCGAAAGAAACCCTCGAACTTTTCCTGCGCTATCACTGGCCGGGCAACGTGCGGGAGTTGGAAAACGTCATCGAGCGGGCGGTCATCACCAGCCAGGGCCCCGTCCTCCAGGTTCTCGACCGGTTCGATGCTTTCCGCAAACCCGAGGAGGAACAAGACCTCAAATCCCTCGGCGATCTGGAACGCGATCACATCGTCCAGGTGCTGCAGAAGACCGGGTGGCGCATCGAGGGCCCAAAAGGCGCGGCGCTCCTCCTGGGCCTCAACCCCAGCACTCTGCGTGCCCGCATGCGCAAATACGGCATCCAGCGTTAA
- a CDS encoding OmpA family protein — MLTDSTGAVGYNLRRSERSALVARGVDPRRLVTRGYGVEFPVAGNDTAEGRQRNRRVEVIISDEEGRILERK; from the coding sequence ATGCTTACCGACAGTACCGGAGCCGTGGGATACAACCTGCGCCGCTCCGAACGCAGTGCCCTCGTGGCCAGAGGAGTCGATCCGCGCCGGCTCGTGACCCGGGGTTATGGTGTCGAGTTCCCCGTAGCCGGCAACGATACGGCCGAAGGTCGACAGCGTAACCGGCGCGTCGAGGTCATCATTTCGGATGAAGAAGGTCGCATACTGGAACGAAAATAA
- a CDS encoding CsbD family protein, whose translation MKSGIRDKAQGVLHEMKGKVKEVTGKLTDNSKLEAEGKAEKMAGKAQGKVGEVKRDLGE comes from the coding sequence ATGAAATCAGGTATCAGGGATAAGGCGCAAGGTGTGTTGCACGAGATGAAAGGCAAGGTCAAGGAAGTGACCGGAAAGCTCACCGATAATTCAAAGTTGGAGGCCGAAGGCAAGGCCGAGAAAATGGCCGGTAAAGCTCAGGGCAAAGTCGGTGAAGTGAAGAGGGATCTGGGCGAATAG
- a CDS encoding lmo0937 family membrane protein yields the protein MLWTIAVILIVLWALGLVSGYTLGSFIHVLLVIALVVVVVGFIQGRRV from the coding sequence ATGCTGTGGACTATTGCTGTAATTCTTATCGTCCTCTGGGCTCTGGGCCTGGTGAGCGGCTACACGCTCGGTTCGTTCATTCACGTGCTGCTGGTCATTGCCCTGGTCGTTGTGGTCGTCGGCTTTATCCAGGGGCGCAGAGTCTGA
- a CDS encoding DUF3309 family protein, translating to MIGTIVLVVVVLLLLGALPTWPHSRQWGYFPSGGLALILLILLLLMLTGRL from the coding sequence ATGATTGGAACCATTGTCCTTGTCGTCGTGGTCCTGCTGTTGCTGGGTGCGTTGCCGACCTGGCCCCACAGCAGGCAGTGGGGCTACTTCCCCAGCGGTGGATTGGCGCTGATTCTGTTGATTCTTCTGCTGCTTATGCTGACCGGCAGACTGTAG
- a CDS encoding putative quinol monooxygenase has translation MHDTKDHARHKERTMIDATIKITVPPEKRKEFLQTLRASLDTIRQEQGCLSCNCYVDIEAENTLFFREEWRTSEDLENHVRSVIFCVLVGAMSLLEKPPEIRFNTIASTVGVEAIEAMRNSPTAERGSFCLTNHRGLNGKSPQAE, from the coding sequence ATGCACGACACAAAGGATCATGCACGACACAAAGAGAGAACCATGATCGATGCCACCATCAAAATCACGGTGCCGCCTGAGAAACGTAAGGAATTTCTGCAGACTCTTCGCGCGAGCCTCGACACGATCCGTCAAGAGCAGGGGTGCCTGAGCTGCAACTGCTACGTGGATATTGAAGCGGAAAACACACTTTTTTTCAGGGAGGAGTGGCGTACCAGCGAGGATCTTGAAAACCATGTGCGCTCGGTCATTTTCTGCGTTCTGGTCGGAGCCATGAGCCTTCTGGAAAAGCCGCCGGAGATCAGGTTCAACACCATCGCCTCCACCGTCGGTGTGGAGGCGATTGAAGCAATGCGGAACTCGCCGACAGCGGAGCGCGGCAGTTTCTGTCTCACCAATCACCGGGGGTTGAACGGAAAGAGCCCCCAGGCAGAATAA
- a CDS encoding BON domain-containing protein produces MLKLQRIIQLMVCLVVIAAFMGCASTDTKSGTGEYIDDTVITTKVKTAIFAEPDLKSLQINVETFKGVVQLSGFVDSAQSVKKAAEVARGVKGVVSVKNDLVVR; encoded by the coding sequence ATGTTAAAATTACAGCGCATCATACAACTGATGGTTTGCCTGGTCGTGATCGCCGCTTTTATGGGGTGTGCCTCAACGGACACCAAATCAGGCACCGGCGAGTATATCGACGACACAGTTATTACCACCAAGGTCAAAACCGCAATTTTTGCTGAACCGGACCTGAAGAGTCTGCAGATCAATGTCGAGACCTTCAAAGGGGTCGTTCAGCTCAGCGGTTTTGTCGATTCTGCCCAGAGCGTCAAAAAAGCAGCAGAAGTTGCCCGTGGCGTCAAGGGGGTCGTCTCGGTGAAAAACGACTTGGTCGTTCGCTGA
- a CDS encoding sensor histidine kinase, protein MAVNRPEKPTDEFLELRHQAEEQVRLSNTRVQAPPSREEALRLVHELQVHQIELQMQNAQLAQARDELEAANIDLEAFNYTLAHDLRQHLMTINGYCQLIQSLSGAERAEKSLEYLEDVYQGTLSMSRLIDTLLEFSSVANGEVSRQSVDLSAIAEAVVAELTQAADAPRYTFHIAPGILVDADPDLLRVVLDNLIGNACKYCGNREGVVIEFGVTSACGKQACFVRDNGPGFDMELAGKLFLPFQRLPGTKVEGHGIGLATVERIVRRHGGRVWAESEKSKGATFFFTLD, encoded by the coding sequence ATGGCGGTCAACCGACCCGAAAAACCGACGGACGAATTCCTGGAACTGCGCCATCAAGCCGAAGAGCAGGTGCGCTTGAGCAATACCAGGGTGCAGGCTCCGCCGAGCAGGGAGGAGGCGCTGCGGCTCGTGCATGAACTCCAGGTCCACCAGATCGAGCTGCAGATGCAGAATGCGCAACTGGCCCAGGCCCGCGACGAGCTGGAAGCCGCCAACATCGATCTGGAGGCGTTCAATTACACCCTCGCCCATGACCTGCGCCAGCATCTGATGACCATCAACGGGTACTGTCAGCTCATTCAAAGTCTGAGCGGCGCGGAGCGCGCAGAAAAATCCCTGGAATATCTCGAGGACGTCTACCAGGGCACTCTTTCCATGAGCCGCCTCATAGACACTCTGCTCGAATTTTCCAGTGTCGCTAACGGCGAAGTGAGCCGTCAATCCGTCGACCTGAGCGCCATCGCCGAAGCAGTGGTGGCCGAACTGACCCAGGCGGCCGATGCGCCCCGTTACACCTTTCACATTGCCCCGGGAATCCTGGTCGACGCTGACCCGGACCTGTTGCGGGTGGTACTGGATAACCTCATCGGTAATGCCTGCAAGTATTGCGGCAACCGCGAAGGGGTGGTGATCGAATTCGGCGTAACCTCCGCTTGCGGGAAACAGGCCTGTTTTGTCCGGGACAACGGACCAGGCTTTGACATGGAGTTGGCCGGCAAGCTCTTTCTTCCTTTCCAGCGCCTCCCCGGCACCAAAGTCGAAGGCCACGGCATCGGGTTGGCTACCGTAGAAAGGATTGTCAGGCGCCACGGCGGCAGGGTGTGGGCCGAGAGTGAAAAAAGCAAGGGAGCAACTTTCTTTTTCACTCTCGATTGA
- a CDS encoding alpha-amylase family glycosyl hydrolase, translating to MSDTGKITGMGAIPHSGGVAFRVWAPHARQVAVVGSFNGWDGNSHPMLAEENGYWYADVTKAKIGDEYKFLLTTEQGTLNRIDPYAREVTSSVGNAIVHDTYFDWEGDDLRLASWNELVIYELHIGTFNDQEKINQPGHFSSVSARLGHLKRLGVNAIQIMPVGEFAGDRSWGYNPSHIFSVEMTYGGPKAFKQLVKRAHQEGIAVILDVVYNHLGPSDLDLWQFDGWSENGRGGIYFYNDERAHTPWGETRPDYGRGEVRQYLRDNAMMWLEEYHLDGLRFDCTQFIRTVNGTDHVLPEGWSLLQWINSEVSHKFPGRILIAEDLMNNRWLTRDVGAGGAGFASQWDAMFVHPIRLAVVTPADEQRSLAAIRDALCYRYNDDAFDRVIYSESHDEVANGLQRVPQEINPSDPKGWHARKRSTLAAAMVFTAPGIPMIFQGQEFLEGGWFRDTVPVDWDQCEEFHGIVRLYRDLVRLRLNRDGFTRGLCGQFTQVTHLNEARKVIAFHRWDKGGAGDDVVVVANFYHEAQDDYVIGFPAQGAWKLRFNSDWQGYNDDFRNHPSTDVRTEPGEKDGLPCHARLSIGPYSVVIFSQ from the coding sequence ATGAGCGATACGGGGAAAATCACGGGGATGGGAGCCATCCCTCACTCAGGGGGCGTGGCTTTTCGGGTCTGGGCACCGCATGCACGGCAGGTTGCGGTGGTCGGCTCCTTCAACGGATGGGACGGCAACAGCCATCCCATGCTCGCCGAGGAAAACGGCTACTGGTACGCGGATGTGACAAAGGCGAAAATCGGCGATGAGTACAAGTTCCTGCTGACCACGGAGCAGGGCACCCTGAACCGCATCGATCCCTATGCCCGCGAAGTCACAAGCTCGGTCGGCAACGCCATTGTGCACGATACGTATTTTGACTGGGAAGGAGACGACTTGCGGCTGGCGTCGTGGAACGAGCTGGTCATCTACGAACTGCACATCGGAACGTTCAACGATCAGGAAAAGATCAACCAGCCAGGCCATTTTTCCTCGGTTTCGGCGCGCCTCGGGCATTTGAAAAGGCTCGGCGTCAATGCCATCCAGATCATGCCGGTGGGCGAGTTCGCCGGGGATCGCTCCTGGGGCTACAACCCCTCCCACATTTTCTCGGTGGAAATGACCTACGGCGGCCCGAAGGCTTTCAAGCAGTTGGTCAAGCGCGCCCATCAGGAAGGGATCGCGGTGATCCTCGACGTGGTGTACAACCACCTGGGGCCAAGCGATCTTGATCTCTGGCAATTCGACGGCTGGAGCGAGAACGGTCGCGGCGGCATCTATTTCTACAACGACGAGCGGGCCCATACGCCCTGGGGGGAAACCCGGCCCGATTATGGTCGCGGCGAAGTGCGGCAGTATCTGCGCGACAACGCCATGATGTGGCTGGAAGAATACCACCTGGACGGCCTGCGTTTCGACTGCACCCAGTTCATCCGCACCGTCAATGGGACCGACCATGTGCTGCCCGAGGGCTGGAGCCTGCTGCAGTGGATCAACAGCGAGGTGTCGCACAAATTTCCCGGGAGAATCCTGATTGCAGAGGACCTGATGAACAACCGCTGGCTCACCAGGGACGTCGGCGCCGGAGGTGCCGGCTTCGCCTCCCAGTGGGACGCCATGTTCGTCCACCCGATTCGTTTGGCGGTGGTCACTCCTGCCGATGAGCAGCGCTCTCTCGCCGCAATTCGCGACGCCCTCTGCTACCGCTACAACGATGACGCTTTCGACCGGGTCATCTACAGCGAATCCCACGACGAAGTGGCCAACGGGCTGCAGCGCGTTCCCCAGGAGATCAATCCCAGCGATCCCAAGGGCTGGCATGCGCGCAAACGCTCAACCCTGGCCGCCGCCATGGTCTTTACCGCCCCCGGCATCCCCATGATCTTTCAGGGCCAGGAATTCCTCGAAGGCGGCTGGTTTCGCGACACGGTGCCTGTCGATTGGGACCAGTGCGAGGAATTTCACGGTATCGTGCGGCTCTATCGCGACCTGGTCCGGCTGCGGTTGAACCGCGACGGCTTCACCCGGGGCCTGTGCGGCCAGTTCACCCAGGTCACGCACCTGAACGAAGCGCGCAAGGTCATCGCCTTTCACCGTTGGGACAAGGGCGGGGCGGGGGATGACGTGGTGGTGGTCGCCAACTTTTATCACGAGGCGCAGGATGACTACGTCATCGGTTTTCCGGCGCAAGGCGCCTGGAAGCTGCGCTTCAACAGCGACTGGCAGGGCTACAACGACGATTTCCGCAATCATCCAAGCACCGACGTCCGTACCGAACCTGGAGAGAAAGACGGTCTGCCCTGTCACGCCAGACTGTCAATTGGTCCCTACAGCGTGGTGATTTTTTCTCAATGA